From a region of the Calliphora vicina chromosome 4, idCalVici1.1, whole genome shotgun sequence genome:
- the LOC135958717 gene encoding uncharacterized protein LOC135958717, which produces MAGGILKLQTLVIFASSKNALRNLQNFRDFPQDKIIITQQQQWHLRELFSGNILSIVFLEDQAPNKQLLNILKHSLDRWELKKMLIITESSRLKPQQKWLELFQWLHAEGFWNSLIMNAVGNTLAMDHFSLQLLTNTLTVEQFFHLTTNWLDLKGYQVHFSMANNPPRALIYYDHENQPKLKGYYGSLIYLFAEVYNASLVPHRVSDLDYYSELECLKYVKQNVVDLCGDGMVMSPHYVVTNPEEIASSYLVVPYDKPLPRFLYFLKPFQGSLWCLILFTFIYNIATLAFIHRVQHGSWLFSFQLQYAVLSFIHLPFELKKIKGSLRRYLEILLIFKGFVVSNWYLSLLASLLYTRLYSHDINSLQDLQCG; this is translated from the coding sequence ATGGCTGGTGGCATCTTAAAACTCCAGACTCTAGTAATATTTGCTAGCTCCAAAAATGCCTTAAGGAACTTGCAAAATTTTCGAGATTTTCCCCAAGATAAAATCATCATTACCCAGCAGCAACAATGGCATCTGAGAGAGCTATTTAGTGGTAATATTTTAAGTATAGTCTTCCTAGAAGATCAAGCTCCCAATAAACAGCTcttgaacattttaaaacacTCTTTAGACAGATGGGAGTTGAAAAAAATGCTGATCATAACCGAAAGCTCCAGATTAAAACCCCAGCAAAAATGGCTGGAATTATTTCAATGGCTGCATGCAGAAGGCTTTTGGAATAGTTTAATTATGAATGCTGTTGGAAATACTCTGGCTATGGATCACTTTTCCCTACAATTACTAACAAATACTTTAACTGTTGAACAGTTTTTCCATTTAACCACCAATTGGCTGGATTTAAAAGGCTATCAGGTTCATTTCTCAATGGCCAATAATCCCCCAAGGGCTTTGATTTACTACGATCATGAAAATCAACCAAAACTGAAGGGCTACTATGGCTCCTTGATATATCTCTTTGCTGAGGTTTACAATGCCTCGCTGGTGCCTCATCGGGTATCGGATTTGGATTATTACAGTGAGTTGGAATGCTTGAAATATGTGAAGCAAAATGTGGTGGATTTATGTGGCGATGGCATGGTCATGAGTCCCCATTATGTGGTTACCAATCCCGAGGAAATTGCCAGCAGTTATTTAGTGGTGCCCTATGACAAACCTTTGCCCCGATTTTTGTATTTCCTCAAGCCTTTTCAAGGCTCTCTATGGTGCTTAATACTATTcacttttatttacaacattGCAACTTTAGCCTTCATACATCGAGTTCAGCATGGAAGCTGGCTATTTTCCTTTCAACTTCAATATGCTGTCTTATCTTTTATACATCTTCCTTTCGAGTTGAAGAAGATAAAAGGATCTTTACGCCGctatttggaaattttgttgattttcaaaGGTTTTGTGGTCAGCAATTGGTATTTATCTCTGCTGGCCAGTCTTCTATACACACGTCTATATTCCCATGATATAAATTCATTGCAGGATTTACAATGTGGGTGA